A region from the Flavobacteriales bacterium genome encodes:
- a CDS encoding T9SS type A sorting domain-containing protein — MKTPLLLAALIAATTVAAQTSVTVTTGPGNAQQTWYNLNTDATTSAPLAEWDLAFEINGGFNAGIMANTAKGVKVYQAPVAVGDWGSMDTTGMAANWQGLHNSDKDWSLGAFNSDVDLDAYNIGWGIYNTVTHVVAGDSIQVVVLADGAARMIRIDALGAGTYTFTYANLDGSDEQTHQIAKADYSGKNYAYWSMTSHSAIDREPMSADWDILFGKYTTNIGTWYGVTGALHNKNVQAVQVGGVPTLDAVFQWNDLGNDINILGHDWKYFDMGTFQYVIEDSLTYFVKDVTGNVWKMWFTGFGGSTTGDISFNKQLISAASVGEVTNSTVVALYPNPTSNGQVNVVMDGFNGTTRLLLTDLNGKLVRQQSSNQGGVLSNIAFDVNGVEAGIYLLRVDDGATNAVQRLVVQ, encoded by the coding sequence ATGAAAACACCGCTCCTCCTCGCCGCTCTCATCGCCGCCACCACCGTGGCGGCCCAGACTTCCGTAACCGTCACCACCGGCCCGGGCAATGCCCAGCAGACCTGGTACAACCTGAACACCGACGCCACCACTTCAGCCCCGCTGGCGGAATGGGACCTCGCCTTCGAGATCAATGGCGGGTTCAATGCGGGCATCATGGCCAACACGGCCAAGGGGGTGAAGGTTTACCAAGCGCCCGTCGCTGTGGGCGATTGGGGCAGCATGGACACCACAGGCATGGCCGCCAACTGGCAGGGCCTCCACAACAGCGACAAGGACTGGAGCCTCGGGGCCTTCAACAGCGATGTGGACCTCGATGCCTACAATATCGGCTGGGGCATCTATAACACAGTAACGCACGTGGTTGCCGGCGACAGCATACAAGTGGTGGTGCTTGCTGACGGAGCGGCCAGAATGATCCGCATCGACGCGCTGGGCGCAGGTACATACACCTTCACTTACGCGAACCTTGATGGCAGCGACGAGCAAACACATCAGATCGCAAAGGCCGACTACAGCGGCAAGAACTACGCCTATTGGTCCATGACGTCCCACAGCGCCATCGACCGTGAACCGATGAGCGCCGATTGGGACATCTTGTTCGGCAAGTACACGACCAACATCGGCACGTGGTACGGTGTTACCGGCGCGCTGCACAACAAGAACGTCCAAGCTGTACAAGTTGGCGGTGTTCCGACACTCGATGCGGTGTTCCAATGGAACGACCTTGGCAACGACATCAACATCCTGGGACACGACTGGAAGTACTTCGACATGGGCACGTTCCAGTACGTGATCGAGGACTCCCTCACCTACTTCGTGAAGGACGTGACGGGCAACGTGTGGAAGATGTGGTTCACCGGTTTCGGTGGAAGCACCACGGGCGACATCAGCTTCAACAAGCAACTGATCAGCGCGGCAAGCGTTGGCGAAGTGACCAACAGCACCGTGGTTGCGCTATACCCGAACCCGACCAGCAACGGTCAAGTGAACGTTGTAATGGACGGCTTCAACGGCACCACGCGACTGCTGCTGACCGACCTGAACGGCAAATTGGTGCGCCAGCAAAGCAGCAACCAGGGCGGCGTCCTCAGCAACATCGCGTTCGATGTGAACGGTGTTGAAGCGGGCATCTATCTGCTGCGCGTCGACGATGGCGCGACGAACGCAGTGCAACGCTTGGTGGTGCAATAA
- a CDS encoding TonB-dependent receptor → MRLGWASLFMITCLGAVAQVQVIVLDAGSAQPVPYAHVSWMAGASTAVVAGDANGKAALPLTAEQVTRGVLLNVRALGYHHATDTIRSLAPFTVRLQAKALELEQAVVTGQYKPGTADRAVHRLRVIDAKRMERMAAESLGDVLRQELNIRLEQDNILGTSMQMQGLGGENVKILVDGVPMIGRQNGNLDLAQIDLSGIERIEVVEGPLSVSYGTNALAGTINLITRKRARSSSTLNANAYAEHVGRLNLAATAGRRFGRNDLLLTVGRNFFGGWDPRQGGDLYNFEPQLADTNRFQQWKPREQYFARLNYRFALNDRWTLGYKGEGMQDRITNRGRPRTPYGETAFDEQYLTERLDNALFTEGQWGSGKRLNALIAHNRYRRLRNTWLRDLTTLDEQLVSTEGMQDTSRFTLTNARLVFSSAPDSSKLAYEIGTDLNHETGAGERIGDGNGETIGDYAVFASLEWKPLSRLTLRPGARYAHNTRYGAPLIPSLNVRWQLDSAITLRASYAQGFRAPSLKELYFFFVDVNHDIVGNEDLEAERSNSFNLGLTYRKNMERGVFTADLSTFCNVISDLITLVQISPTRYSYVNIGDYRTVGGSAGIGWDNGHWLLNIAGAFTGRYDELGETSGGDAWLYTPEVRGTITREWRKYGWSASVFAKYQGELGNYVSLSETEVGRSTLDPYVMADANISKSLWKKRLRIGMGCKNITNVSNIGSSMVAGGVHSGGGGQVPMAIGRTCFLRLDIDLKKQE, encoded by the coding sequence ATGCGCCTCGGCTGGGCATCGCTCTTCATGATCACCTGCCTCGGTGCTGTGGCACAGGTGCAGGTGATCGTGCTTGATGCCGGTTCAGCGCAGCCCGTGCCTTACGCGCACGTTTCATGGATGGCCGGTGCTTCCACTGCTGTGGTAGCTGGTGACGCGAATGGCAAAGCCGCTCTGCCCCTCACTGCTGAACAAGTCACACGAGGGGTGCTGCTGAACGTGCGTGCCCTCGGGTACCATCACGCCACGGACACAATACGGTCGTTGGCACCGTTCACCGTGCGTCTTCAGGCCAAGGCACTGGAACTCGAACAAGCGGTCGTGACCGGCCAATACAAGCCCGGTACTGCGGATCGCGCGGTGCATCGGTTGCGCGTCATCGACGCCAAGCGCATGGAGCGCATGGCTGCGGAAAGTCTCGGCGATGTGTTGCGACAGGAGTTGAACATCCGCCTGGAACAAGACAACATCCTGGGCACGAGCATGCAGATGCAAGGGCTCGGCGGCGAGAACGTGAAGATCCTGGTGGACGGTGTGCCGATGATCGGCCGCCAGAACGGCAACCTCGACCTAGCGCAGATCGACCTCAGCGGGATCGAGCGCATTGAGGTGGTTGAAGGACCATTGAGCGTGAGTTACGGCACGAACGCACTGGCAGGCACCATCAACCTGATCACGCGCAAGAGGGCGCGCTCCTCGTCGACGCTGAACGCCAACGCGTATGCTGAGCACGTCGGCCGCCTGAACCTGGCCGCGACAGCAGGCCGCCGCTTCGGCCGCAACGACTTGCTCCTCACCGTGGGCCGCAACTTCTTCGGTGGCTGGGATCCGCGCCAGGGAGGCGACCTATACAACTTCGAGCCGCAGCTCGCCGACACGAACCGCTTCCAGCAGTGGAAACCACGCGAGCAGTATTTCGCACGCCTCAACTATCGTTTCGCGCTGAACGACCGCTGGACGTTGGGCTATAAAGGCGAAGGCATGCAGGACCGGATCACGAACCGTGGCAGGCCGCGCACACCCTATGGCGAAACCGCATTCGACGAACAGTACCTGACCGAACGGCTGGACAACGCCCTCTTCACCGAGGGCCAGTGGGGAAGCGGCAAACGCTTGAACGCACTTATCGCTCACAACCGCTACCGACGCCTGCGCAACACCTGGCTGCGCGACCTCACTACGCTCGACGAGCAATTGGTGAGCACCGAAGGCATGCAGGACACGTCGCGGTTCACGCTCACCAATGCACGCCTCGTCTTCAGCAGCGCGCCCGACAGCAGCAAGCTGGCCTACGAGATCGGCACCGACCTGAACCACGAGACCGGCGCGGGCGAACGCATCGGCGATGGCAACGGTGAAACGATCGGCGACTATGCCGTGTTCGCCAGCCTGGAGTGGAAACCCTTGTCGCGACTGACGTTGCGGCCCGGTGCACGGTACGCGCACAACACGCGCTACGGCGCACCGCTGATCCCATCGCTCAATGTGCGGTGGCAACTGGACAGCGCCATCACCTTGCGCGCCAGCTACGCGCAAGGGTTCCGCGCACCATCGCTCAAAGAGTTGTACTTCTTCTTCGTGGACGTGAACCATGACATCGTGGGCAACGAAGACCTTGAAGCCGAACGCTCGAACAGTTTCAACCTCGGGCTCACTTACCGGAAGAACATGGAACGAGGGGTGTTCACTGCGGATCTCTCTACGTTCTGCAACGTCATCAGCGACCTTATCACTCTGGTGCAGATCTCACCGACGCGGTACAGCTACGTGAACATCGGCGACTACCGCACGGTAGGCGGCAGCGCCGGCATCGGATGGGACAACGGCCACTGGCTGCTGAACATCGCCGGAGCGTTCACTGGCCGCTACGACGAACTGGGCGAGACCAGTGGTGGCGATGCGTGGCTGTACACACCTGAAGTGCGCGGCACCATAACACGCGAATGGCGGAAGTACGGCTGGAGCGCTTCGGTCTTCGCCAAGTACCAGGGCGAACTGGGCAACTATGTATCCCTCTCGGAAACAGAAGTGGGGCGCAGCACGCTGGACCCGTACGTGATGGCCGATGCCAACATCAGCAAGTCACTTTGGAAGAAGCGGCTGCGCATTGGCATGGGCTGCAAGAACATCACCAACGTCTCCAACATCGGTTCATCGATGGTGGCCGGTGGTGTGCACAGCGGTGGCGGCGGGCAGGTGCCGATGGCCATCGGCCGCACATGTTTCCTCCGGTTGGACATCGATCTGAAGAAGCAAGAATGA
- a CDS encoding HmuY family protein — protein MKNVWSIGAVSALLLSSCLKDELPVPARPQGGVVTGQACLGSDYGDQLWYDLGSNAIVSANSKNAWDLAFECSADGWLVRLNTARFMRAAELNTTDIAQPVDTNGFAALWRIDHNGGSPDSTAIRDWRTNLPVYALEMGFSDIGLPIGVKLLRITSVDPNGFTFETANMNGTNVQQHTVAKDPTRSYVHFKISSGQVVNIAPPTGSYDLVFTQYTYQFYEPYTAYLVTGAINAFSGARVAPMVTSDFNAVTVADTLAHPFTAGDDAVGYEWKEYDFDLAVYTVFPERVYIIEDSEGQFFKLHFTDFYNDQGERGCPTFEVVAL, from the coding sequence ATGAAGAACGTTTGGTCCATCGGTGCGGTCAGTGCGTTGCTGCTCAGCAGCTGCTTGAAGGATGAACTGCCGGTTCCTGCGCGTCCGCAAGGCGGAGTGGTGACCGGACAGGCGTGTTTGGGCAGCGACTACGGCGATCAGCTCTGGTACGACCTGGGCAGCAATGCGATCGTGAGCGCGAACAGCAAGAACGCATGGGACCTTGCCTTCGAGTGCAGCGCCGATGGTTGGCTCGTGCGCCTCAACACCGCCCGGTTCATGCGCGCAGCGGAACTGAACACCACGGACATCGCGCAACCGGTTGACACGAACGGGTTCGCGGCATTGTGGCGTATCGACCATAACGGCGGTTCACCGGACTCCACCGCGATCCGCGACTGGCGCACCAACTTGCCGGTGTACGCGCTGGAAATGGGCTTCAGTGACATCGGCTTGCCCATTGGCGTGAAGTTGCTGCGCATCACCTCGGTGGATCCCAACGGCTTCACGTTCGAGACCGCCAACATGAACGGCACCAACGTTCAACAGCACACGGTGGCGAAGGACCCCACCCGCAGCTACGTGCACTTCAAGATCAGCTCAGGACAAGTCGTGAACATCGCACCGCCCACCGGTTCGTACGATCTGGTCTTCACGCAATACACCTACCAGTTCTACGAGCCCTACACGGCCTACTTGGTCACTGGGGCCATCAATGCCTTCAGTGGTGCACGCGTGGCACCGATGGTCACCAGCGATTTCAACGCTGTGACGGTGGCCGATACGCTCGCGCATCCGTTCACCGCCGGTGACGACGCCGTGGGTTACGAGTGGAAGGAGTACGATTTCGACCTCGCCGTCTACACCGTTTTCCCCGAACGGGTGTACATCATCGAAGACAGCGAAGGACAGTTCTTCAAGCTGCACTTCACCGACTTCTACAACGACCAAGGCGAGCGTGGCTGCCCGACGTTCGAGGTGGTGGCGTTGTGA
- a CDS encoding valine--tRNA ligase, with translation MELDKRYDPSTTERKWYQYWLDNGYFRSVPDGREPYTVVIPPPNVTGVLHMGHMLNNTIQDVLVRRARMQGKNACWVPGTDHASIATEAKVVRLLAEQGIKKSAIGREEFLKHAHAWKDKYGGVILEQLKKLGASCDWDRTRFTMEPKLSEAVLDVFIDLHKKGLVYRGQRMVNWDPVALTAVSDEEVIMKEMNSRLFHVRYRIDPPSPSEKGPGDEGEYITIATTRPETILGDTAIAVHPEDERYAHLKGKRALVPLIGRSIPIIFDEYVEREFGTGALKVTPAHDANDHELGKKHGLGTIDMLEPNGTLSAAAQLYVGEDRFAVRKKIVKDLEEKGHLVKIEDIKNKVGYSERTDAVIEPRLSLQWFVKMSELAKPALEVVLDGKVKLHPQKFTNTYKYWMENVRDWCISRQLWWGQQVPAWYNDNGDAAVCKTEAEAVAYFKSQGQSTTGIKQDEDVVDTWFSSWLWPISVFDGFEDPDNADIKYYYPTNDLVTAPEILFFWVARMIMAGLEYRNEVPFKNVYLTGIVRDKLGRKMSKSLGNSPDPLELIEKFGADGVRVGMLLTSPAGNDLPYDDSLCEQGRNFSNKIWNAFRLVKGWSVDDRAQSAGNAVACAWMRSRVEHATKEIDDLYAQFRISEALMATYKLIWDDLCSWYLESIKPSFVNGVGEPIDRTTYEATISLFEDVMKLLHPFMPFLTEELWSHLRERQGPKDALIIAAWPKGGDGDAKLEAEVQHAFDLVTAVRNTRNERGMSPKEAMELKVKGTTPLSASTIALVGKLANVSAINAVAKPADGSVTFLVGTTEYAVDLGGNVDPAAEAKKAEEELNYLRGFLTSVDKKLSNERFVAGAPPQVLENERKKKADAEAKIKSLEERLIVLR, from the coding sequence CCACCACGGAACGCAAGTGGTACCAGTACTGGCTCGACAACGGCTACTTCCGAAGCGTGCCCGACGGCCGCGAGCCGTACACCGTCGTGATACCGCCGCCGAACGTGACAGGTGTACTGCACATGGGGCACATGCTGAACAACACCATCCAGGACGTGCTCGTTCGGCGCGCGCGCATGCAGGGCAAGAATGCCTGCTGGGTTCCGGGAACGGACCACGCGAGCATCGCCACGGAAGCGAAGGTGGTGCGCCTGCTTGCTGAACAAGGGATCAAGAAAAGCGCGATCGGTCGCGAAGAATTTCTGAAGCATGCACATGCCTGGAAGGACAAATACGGCGGCGTGATCCTTGAGCAGTTGAAGAAGCTGGGTGCCTCCTGTGATTGGGACCGCACGCGCTTCACCATGGAGCCGAAGTTGAGCGAAGCCGTGCTCGATGTTTTCATCGACCTGCACAAGAAAGGCCTCGTGTATCGTGGCCAGCGCATGGTGAACTGGGATCCCGTGGCCCTCACCGCCGTGAGCGATGAGGAAGTGATCATGAAAGAGATGAACTCACGTCTCTTCCATGTCCGATACCGGATCGACCCCCCTTCTCCCTCGGAGAAGGGGCCAGGGGATGAGGGCGAATACATCACGATCGCCACCACGCGGCCTGAGACCATCCTGGGTGATACCGCCATCGCCGTACACCCGGAAGACGAGCGCTATGCCCACCTGAAGGGGAAGCGCGCATTGGTGCCCTTGATCGGCCGCAGCATACCCATCATCTTCGACGAGTACGTGGAGCGCGAGTTCGGTACCGGTGCGTTGAAAGTGACGCCGGCGCACGATGCGAACGACCACGAGCTGGGCAAGAAGCACGGCCTGGGAACGATCGACATGCTGGAGCCCAACGGCACCCTGAGCGCGGCCGCGCAGCTCTACGTGGGCGAGGACCGCTTCGCCGTACGCAAGAAGATCGTGAAGGACCTCGAGGAGAAAGGCCACCTCGTCAAGATCGAGGACATCAAGAACAAGGTGGGCTACAGCGAGCGCACGGATGCTGTGATCGAGCCACGTCTCAGCTTGCAATGGTTCGTGAAGATGAGCGAGCTGGCCAAGCCCGCGCTGGAAGTGGTGCTTGATGGGAAGGTGAAACTGCATCCGCAGAAATTCACCAACACCTACAAGTATTGGATGGAGAACGTGCGCGACTGGTGCATCAGCCGCCAGTTGTGGTGGGGCCAGCAGGTGCCCGCATGGTACAACGACAACGGTGACGCGGCCGTGTGCAAGACCGAGGCCGAGGCGGTCGCTTACTTCAAATCACAAGGACAAAGCACCACGGGCATCAAGCAGGACGAGGATGTGGTGGACACCTGGTTCAGCAGCTGGCTCTGGCCCATCAGCGTGTTCGACGGTTTCGAGGATCCGGACAATGCCGACATCAAGTACTACTACCCGACGAACGATCTGGTGACCGCACCGGAGATCCTCTTCTTCTGGGTGGCGCGCATGATCATGGCCGGGCTGGAGTACCGCAACGAGGTGCCGTTCAAGAACGTGTACCTCACTGGCATCGTGCGCGACAAGCTGGGCCGGAAGATGAGCAAGAGCCTCGGCAATAGTCCGGATCCGCTGGAGCTGATCGAGAAGTTCGGTGCGGATGGCGTGCGCGTGGGCATGTTGCTCACCTCACCCGCTGGCAACGATCTGCCTTACGACGATTCCCTCTGCGAGCAGGGCCGCAACTTCAGCAACAAGATCTGGAACGCCTTTCGCCTGGTGAAGGGCTGGAGCGTTGATGATCGCGCGCAGAGTGCCGGCAACGCGGTGGCTTGTGCATGGATGCGTTCACGCGTCGAGCATGCCACGAAGGAGATCGACGACCTCTACGCGCAGTTCCGCATCAGCGAGGCGCTCATGGCCACCTACAAGCTGATCTGGGATGATCTGTGCAGCTGGTACCTCGAATCCATCAAGCCCTCCTTCGTGAACGGCGTAGGCGAACCCATAGACCGCACGACGTACGAAGCGACCATCAGCCTATTCGAGGATGTGATGAAGTTGCTGCATCCCTTCATGCCCTTCCTCACCGAAGAGTTGTGGAGCCACTTGCGCGAGCGCCAAGGCCCAAAGGATGCGCTGATCATTGCCGCCTGGCCGAAGGGCGGCGACGGTGATGCGAAGCTCGAAGCCGAAGTCCAACACGCATTCGATCTTGTGACCGCCGTGCGCAACACGCGCAACGAACGTGGCATGAGCCCGAAGGAGGCAATGGAGTTGAAGGTGAAAGGCACGACACCGCTAAGTGCATCGACCATCGCGCTGGTGGGCAAACTCGCCAACGTGAGCGCCATCAACGCCGTTGCGAAACCGGCCGATGGTTCCGTGACCTTCCTCGTCGGCACCACTGAGTATGCCGTGGACCTCGGCGGCAATGTGGATCCCGCCGCTGAGGCGAAGAAGGCCGAAGAGGAGCTGAATTACCTCCGCGGCTTCCTCACCAGCGTGGACAAGAAGCTCTCGAACGAGCGCTTTGTTGCCGGTGCTCCGCCCCAGGTGCTGGAGAACGAGCGCAAGAAGAAGGCTGACGCCGAGGCGAAGATCAAGTCGTTGGAGGAACGCCTGATCGTGCTGCGCTGA